A region of bacterium DNA encodes the following proteins:
- a CDS encoding SpoIIE family protein phosphatase: MSDILIVDDEKAIRQLLSEVLAKDGHRVETAADGDVALEKLVSDDFDLVVTDLHMQDVDGISVLRSSKSKNPYTEVLILTGHGTVSSAVEAMRLGAYEYLTKPIDMREFRMKARQALERRAMRLQIEAQRREIQRHQEMIARDLRLAEQVQQSLVPRNLSNEFLEVAVRYLPMIGVGGDFADVYAENPRQVTLTLVDVTGHGITAALLVNRMASEIRRLVREKLEPRIMLHHFNDFICESFAGTGMFLTMFICKLDLTTQTLTYAGSAHPAAVIWRHRQNKFEKLDSQNPIVGFDQAPEERFRQQVTSIAAGDKLLMYTDGIIEAENAKNEALGLRGMLGLCQPTSAASANEMADDIIAGLEKWSGGPRRDDVYLLVASIK; this comes from the coding sequence ATGTCTGACATACTCATCGTCGACGACGAAAAAGCCATTCGACAGTTGCTCAGCGAGGTGCTGGCCAAAGACGGGCACCGCGTCGAGACCGCCGCTGATGGCGACGTGGCGCTGGAAAAGTTGGTGAGCGACGACTTCGACCTGGTCGTCACCGACCTGCACATGCAGGATGTCGATGGCATTTCCGTTCTGCGCTCCAGCAAGAGCAAAAATCCCTACACCGAAGTTCTCATTCTCACCGGCCACGGCACGGTCTCCTCTGCGGTCGAAGCCATGCGCCTGGGCGCGTACGAGTATTTGACCAAGCCCATCGACATGCGGGAGTTTCGCATGAAGGCGCGCCAGGCATTGGAGCGCCGCGCCATGCGGCTGCAAATCGAAGCGCAGCGCCGCGAAATTCAGCGCCATCAAGAAATGATCGCGCGGGACCTACGGCTGGCCGAGCAGGTGCAGCAAAGCCTGGTGCCGCGCAATCTCTCCAACGAGTTTCTGGAAGTGGCGGTGCGCTATCTGCCGATGATCGGCGTGGGCGGGGATTTTGCCGATGTCTATGCTGAAAATCCCCGGCAAGTCACCCTCACGCTGGTCGATGTTACCGGCCACGGCATCACCGCGGCGCTGCTGGTCAACCGCATGGCCAGTGAAATCCGCCGGCTGGTGCGCGAAAAGCTGGAGCCGCGCATCATGCTGCATCACTTCAATGACTTCATCTGTGAATCGTTCGCCGGCACCGGCATGTTCCTGACGATGTTCATCTGCAAACTCGATCTGACCACGCAGACGCTGACTTATGCCGGCAGCGCCCACCCTGCCGCCGTCATTTGGCGCCATCGCCAGAACAAATTCGAGAAACTCGATTCGCAAAACCCGATCGTGGGTTTTGATCAAGCGCCAGAAGAGCGCTTTCGCCAACAAGTGACCAGCATTGCTGCCGGCGACAAGTTGCTGATGTACACCGACGGCATCATCGAGGCCGAAAACGCCAAAAACGAAGCACTGGGTCTGCGCGGCATGCTCGGCCTTTGCCAGCCCACCTCTGCCGCCTCCGCCAATGAAATGGCCGACGACATCATTGCGGGCTTGGAAAAATGGTCGGGCGGCCCCCGGCGCGACGATGTTTACCTGCTAGTGGCGTCGATCAAATAG
- a CDS encoding phosphoribosylaminoimidazolesuccinocarboxamide synthase: MSNSAALVLQTDCPALKLLGRGKVRDIYDLDEHLLIVATDRISAFDVILPQGIPHKGRVLTQISAFWFRQMADLLPNHLISTESADFPATCRQYREQLQGRSMLVHKTQALPIECVVRGYLAGSAWTEYQRTGMICGLALPANLVEASALAEPIFTPATKAEMGRHDENIPFESVAKIMGPEQAERLRDFSLAIYRRACRLAETKGIIIADTKMEFGLRHGSLMLIDELLTPDSSRFWPRDGYQPGGSQPSFDKQFVRDFLIAIKWNRQPPAPNLPEEVVRTTSAKYLEALARLTGEKFES; the protein is encoded by the coding sequence ATGTCGAACTCCGCTGCCCTCGTCCTGCAAACGGACTGCCCGGCGCTCAAGCTGCTCGGCCGCGGCAAAGTCCGCGACATTTATGACCTTGATGAACATCTGCTCATTGTGGCCACCGATCGCATTTCCGCCTTTGATGTGATTCTGCCGCAGGGCATTCCTCACAAAGGCCGCGTGCTCACGCAGATTTCCGCGTTCTGGTTTCGGCAGATGGCGGACCTCCTCCCGAATCATCTCATCTCAACCGAGAGCGCTGATTTTCCGGCAACCTGCCGCCAGTATCGCGAGCAACTGCAAGGCCGCAGCATGCTGGTGCACAAGACGCAGGCCCTGCCCATCGAATGCGTCGTGCGCGGCTATCTTGCCGGATCAGCGTGGACTGAGTATCAGCGCACCGGCATGATTTGCGGTCTGGCGCTGCCCGCCAATTTGGTGGAAGCGTCGGCGCTGGCAGAGCCGATCTTCACGCCCGCCACCAAGGCGGAAATGGGCCGCCATGATGAAAACATCCCCTTTGAAAGCGTGGCCAAAATTATGGGCCCGGAACAGGCGGAGCGCTTGCGCGATTTCAGCCTGGCGATCTATCGCCGCGCCTGCCGCCTTGCGGAAACCAAGGGCATCATCATCGCCGACACCAAAATGGAATTCGGCCTGCGCCACGGCAGCTTGATGCTGATCGACGAGTTGCTCACGCCTGATTCCTCCCGCTTCTGGCCGCGTGACGGCTACCAGCCCGGCGGCAGCCAGCCGAGTTTCGACAAGCAATTCGTGCGGGATTTTCTGATTGCCATCAAATGGAATCGCCAGCCACCAGCACCCAACCTGCCCGAAGAGGTCGTGCGCACCACCAGTGCAAAATATCTGGAAGCACTGGCGCGATTGACCGGCGAGAAATTCGAAAGCTGA
- a CDS encoding B12-binding domain-containing radical SAM protein — MSRASRRHILLVNPWITDFAAYDFWMKPLGLLYLAAKLRQQGESVRLVDCMDRSHPALLRWQGRAQPQQQRWHTGKFVRQPVAKPALYAGVPRLYARYGLPPELFDQLCRSGPQPDLILLTSGMTYWYPGLQQTIAALRRLFPQAPIVLGGIYATLCPEHAQQTSGADLIVTGEAESVIGDLLEKVALGAAGEHPRIVAGEPTSHLDELPWPAFDLYPRLDYATLLTSRGCPLQCTFCASRIVAGQYRWRALAAVLAELDWLQRGLGVAEFAFYDDALLTNRDRHFLPLCEQIIARNMAATFHTPNGLQVKHLDAATARLLWRAGFKTIRLAYESGSTERQRDMSLKVSNESFQRAVTHLQAAGFGPAELDAYVLMALPGQELEEVLASMAVVHGSGVGIRLAAFSPIPGTVDFARAVARGDLPAHADPLLTNNSILPVRAQAASYAIYDRIAHLAKRLNAHLRQTGRPLESAGDLLSRLRRALQEGERVL, encoded by the coding sequence ATGAGCCGCGCGAGCCGGCGCCACATTTTGCTGGTGAATCCGTGGATCACCGACTTCGCGGCATATGATTTCTGGATGAAGCCGCTGGGTCTGCTTTATCTCGCCGCCAAGCTGCGGCAGCAGGGCGAATCCGTTCGCCTGGTGGATTGCATGGATCGCAGCCATCCGGCGCTGCTGCGCTGGCAGGGCCGGGCGCAACCGCAGCAGCAACGCTGGCACACCGGAAAATTCGTGCGCCAGCCCGTTGCCAAACCCGCGCTCTATGCCGGCGTGCCGCGCTTGTATGCGCGCTATGGCCTGCCGCCCGAACTCTTCGACCAGCTTTGCCGGTCCGGCCCGCAACCGGACCTGATCTTGCTCACCAGCGGCATGACGTATTGGTACCCCGGTTTGCAGCAAACAATTGCCGCCTTGCGCAGACTGTTCCCGCAAGCGCCGATTGTTCTGGGCGGCATTTATGCGACGCTCTGCCCTGAGCATGCGCAGCAAACCTCCGGCGCCGATTTGATTGTCACCGGCGAAGCAGAAAGCGTCATTGGCGATCTGCTGGAGAAAGTGGCGCTCGGCGCAGCCGGAGAACACCCGCGGATCGTCGCGGGCGAGCCAACCAGCCACCTCGATGAACTGCCCTGGCCGGCCTTCGATCTCTATCCGCGTCTCGACTACGCCACGCTTCTCACTTCGCGCGGCTGCCCGCTGCAATGCACGTTTTGCGCCTCGCGCATCGTGGCGGGGCAATATCGCTGGCGTGCCCTGGCAGCGGTGTTGGCGGAGTTGGACTGGCTGCAGCGCGGTTTGGGCGTGGCCGAGTTTGCCTTTTACGACGATGCCCTGCTCACCAACCGTGATCGCCATTTCCTGCCGCTCTGTGAGCAAATCATCGCGCGGAACATGGCGGCGACGTTTCACACGCCCAATGGCCTGCAGGTGAAGCACCTCGATGCCGCCACGGCGCGATTGCTGTGGCGCGCAGGCTTCAAGACCATCCGCCTGGCTTACGAAAGCGGCAGCACCGAGCGCCAGCGCGACATGAGCCTGAAGGTGAGCAATGAATCCTTTCAGCGGGCGGTCACACATTTGCAGGCCGCGGGATTCGGCCCCGCCGAGCTGGACGCCTATGTTCTGATGGCGCTGCCCGGCCAGGAGCTGGAAGAAGTGCTGGCCAGCATGGCGGTGGTGCACGGCAGCGGCGTGGGCATTCGCTTGGCCGCCTTCTCGCCGATTCCCGGTACGGTGGATTTTGCGCGCGCGGTGGCGCGCGGCGATTTGCCCGCGCATGCCGATCCTCTGCTCACCAACAATTCGATTCTGCCGGTCCGCGCGCAGGCAGCAAGCTACGCCATCTACGATCGCATTGCGCACCTGGCCAAACGGCTCAACGCGCATTTGCGCCAAACCGGCAGGCCGCTGGAATCAGCCGGCGATCTGCTCTCGCGCTTGCGCCGCGCCTTGCAGGAGGGCGAACGGGTACTGTGA
- a CDS encoding RidA family protein gives MILLSGCTLLQPLPEPARREVVTAPDAPAPIGPYSQAIKIGNALYCSGQIGLSPTTGDLIIGDVKDETKQVLENLGAVLRAAGMSHGEVVKTTIFLTSMDDYKLVNEVYAEYFSASKPARETVQVARLPRDARVEISCIAVKLDQSQ, from the coding sequence ATGATCTTACTGTCGGGATGCACGCTGTTGCAGCCTCTGCCGGAACCGGCCCGGCGCGAAGTCGTCACCGCGCCTGATGCGCCGGCTCCGATTGGGCCGTACAGCCAGGCCATCAAAATCGGCAACGCGCTTTATTGCAGTGGGCAAATCGGATTGTCGCCAACCACGGGTGATCTCATCATTGGCGACGTCAAAGATGAAACCAAGCAGGTGCTGGAAAACCTCGGCGCGGTGCTGCGCGCCGCCGGCATGAGTCACGGCGAGGTGGTGAAGACCACGATCTTTCTCACCAGCATGGACGACTACAAGCTGGTCAACGAAGTCTATGCAGAGTACTTCTCGGCCAGCAAGCCGGCGCGTGAAACCGTGCAGGTGGCGCGGCTGCCGCGCGACGCCCGCGTCGAAATCAGTTGCATCGCGGTCAAACTCGACCAGAGCCAATGA
- a CDS encoding SAM-dependent chlorinase/fluorinase — protein sequence MNRARSDAPAPSGIVTLLTDFGTADGYVAAMKGVILSLVRQATLIDLTHEVPPQQVEIGAFVLSAHFHYFPAGTVHLAVVDPGVGTARPAVACFHRDHYFVAPDNGLLDFCSRDPACVAVRLTNRAFWRSEISNTFHGRDVFAPVAAHLAAGVALEQLGDPVRLVPQRDQPAGRIAQDRLLGEVIYCDHFGNLITNISRAELAAFAGNSAISIQLGNRTFRSLQRSYAEVEAGAPVALINSFALLEIGINQGNAMKQIPAARGTPVIIVRGD from the coding sequence GTGAATAGGGCACGCTCTGACGCACCAGCGCCCTCGGGCATCGTCACGCTGCTGACCGATTTCGGCACCGCGGACGGCTACGTGGCCGCGATGAAGGGCGTCATTCTCAGTCTCGTCCGGCAGGCGACGTTGATCGACTTGACGCACGAGGTGCCGCCGCAGCAGGTGGAAATCGGCGCTTTTGTTCTGTCCGCTCATTTTCACTACTTTCCGGCGGGAACCGTGCATCTCGCCGTGGTTGACCCGGGGGTGGGCACGGCGCGGCCGGCAGTCGCCTGTTTCCATCGCGATCACTACTTCGTGGCGCCGGACAACGGTTTGTTGGATTTTTGCAGCCGCGATCCGGCATGCGTGGCGGTGCGGCTGACCAACCGTGCATTCTGGCGCAGTGAGATTTCGAACACGTTTCATGGCCGCGATGTCTTTGCGCCGGTGGCGGCGCATCTCGCGGCCGGCGTTGCGCTGGAACAGCTCGGCGACCCGGTTCGCCTGGTGCCGCAACGCGACCAGCCTGCGGGTAGAATTGCACAAGACCGGTTGTTGGGCGAAGTCATCTATTGTGATCACTTCGGCAATCTGATCACCAATATCAGCCGGGCTGAGCTGGCGGCGTTCGCCGGCAACAGCGCGATCAGCATTCAATTGGGGAATAGAACATTTCGCTCTTTGCAGCGGTCTTATGCCGAGGTCGAAGCCGGCGCGCCGGTGGCGTTGATCAACAGCTTCGCTTTGCTGGAAATCGGCATCAACCAGGGGAATGCGATGAAACAGATACCGGCGGCAAGAGGAACGCCCGTCATCATTGTCAGAGGAGATTGA
- a CDS encoding site-2 protease family protein: MPTNQFQGQYAAEPARPRAAWLAGVLRRDRPGLNIVLFVLTCCSTFFIHYWPERSLADGLWYSAGIMSILFCHEMGHYLMCLRYGIRATLPFFIPFPSFPFGTLGAVIRMDARMPNRRVLFDIGVAGPLAGLLVTLPAIYFGLAMSEVKNVSELENAIKSVDPLIFKWLVAWVKGPLQPGEDVLLHPLAYAGWAGLFVTALNLLPIGQLDGGHILYALLGDRSQQIFPVTMALFALICIVIYPFWILMIILLLWFGYRHPPTEYDGQPLDRKRQALACMTFLIFAFSFTPVPFQFQ; encoded by the coding sequence ATGCCTACCAACCAATTCCAGGGTCAGTATGCGGCGGAGCCGGCCAGGCCGCGAGCGGCTTGGCTTGCCGGTGTGTTGCGCAGAGACCGGCCGGGGTTGAACATCGTTCTCTTTGTGTTGACGTGCTGCTCCACTTTCTTCATTCATTACTGGCCGGAACGCAGCCTCGCCGACGGCTTGTGGTATAGTGCGGGCATCATGTCGATTCTGTTCTGCCATGAGATGGGGCACTATCTCATGTGTCTGCGCTACGGCATTCGCGCCACCCTGCCCTTCTTCATTCCCTTCCCCTCTTTTCCCTTCGGCACGCTGGGCGCCGTGATTCGTATGGATGCGCGCATGCCGAACCGCCGTGTGCTCTTCGACATTGGCGTGGCCGGCCCGCTCGCCGGTTTGCTGGTAACACTGCCGGCGATCTATTTCGGGCTGGCGATGTCCGAAGTGAAAAACGTCAGCGAATTGGAGAATGCGATCAAGTCCGTCGATCCCCTGATCTTCAAATGGCTGGTGGCCTGGGTGAAAGGCCCGTTGCAACCGGGCGAGGACGTCCTTTTGCATCCGCTGGCTTATGCCGGCTGGGCCGGATTGTTTGTCACCGCGCTCAACCTGCTGCCCATCGGGCAGCTCGACGGCGGCCACATTCTCTATGCGCTGCTGGGCGACCGCAGCCAGCAGATCTTCCCGGTGACCATGGCCCTGTTCGCGTTGATCTGCATCGTGATCTATCCGTTTTGGATCTTGATGATCATCTTGCTGCTGTGGTTTGGTTATCGCCATCCGCCCACGGAGTATGACGGCCAGCCGCTGGATCGCAAGCGGCAAGCCCTGGCGTGCATGACCTTTTTGATTTTTGCCTTCTCGTTTACGCCGGTTCCCTTTCAATTCCAATGA
- a CDS encoding carbohydrate kinase: MSDRRPPSPPNQTFLVAGIGEVLWDLYPGRRSLGGTPANFAIHARQLGDESVLVSCVGNDVLGRELIAALRQRGLNSDFIQIDAHKPTGTVAVTLDQQGRPSFRCSRDVAFDGLRFTPALAELAGACDAVLFSLLGQRSPAAAEAILSFVGAARHAVKVLDPNSRAGAAELRNLLPPSLRLADILKLNEQELGRMRQALGQPGESAERFLRRLMQEYGIALVAVTRGARGCELFSGDEQRSFAGLPVPAVDTTGAGDAFAAALMHRYLRGASLFELGSYANRVAAAACTKPGANPLLAGEEIAYHPAATQNGSPRPEMRST, encoded by the coding sequence ATGAGCGACAGGCGCCCTCCCTCTCCGCCAAACCAAACGTTCCTCGTCGCCGGCATCGGCGAGGTGTTGTGGGATCTTTATCCCGGCCGGCGCAGCCTCGGCGGCACGCCGGCGAATTTCGCGATTCATGCCCGCCAGCTTGGCGATGAGAGCGTTCTGGTGTCATGCGTCGGCAATGATGTGCTGGGCCGCGAACTGATCGCGGCGCTGCGGCAGCGCGGCCTCAACAGCGATTTCATTCAAATCGATGCCCACAAGCCAACCGGAACGGTGGCGGTGACGCTCGACCAGCAGGGCCGTCCCTCTTTCCGCTGTTCACGCGATGTCGCTTTCGATGGTTTGCGCTTCACGCCGGCGCTTGCCGAATTGGCCGGAGCTTGCGATGCAGTTCTGTTCAGCTTACTGGGCCAGCGGTCGCCGGCCGCGGCTGAAGCAATTCTCAGCTTCGTGGGCGCTGCCCGCCATGCCGTCAAAGTCCTTGATCCCAACTCGCGCGCCGGCGCGGCGGAACTGCGCAACTTATTGCCGCCTTCGCTGCGACTCGCGGACATTCTCAAGCTGAATGAACAGGAGTTGGGCCGCATGCGCCAAGCGCTCGGCCAGCCCGGTGAATCTGCCGAGCGCTTCCTGCGCCGGTTGATGCAGGAATATGGCATTGCCTTGGTGGCGGTTACGCGGGGCGCGCGCGGCTGTGAACTTTTCAGCGGGGATGAGCAGCGCAGCTTTGCCGGCCTGCCCGTGCCGGCAGTGGATACCACCGGCGCCGGTGACGCTTTCGCCGCCGCCTTGATGCATCGTTATCTACGCGGCGCCAGCCTGTTCGAGCTGGGCAGCTACGCCAATCGCGTAGCCGCGGCCGCGTGCACCAAACCCGGCGCCAACCCGCTGCTGGCCGGTGAAGAGATTGCGTATCATCCAGCGGCAACGCAAAACGGCTCGCCCCGCCCGGAGATGAGGTCAACATGA
- a CDS encoding photosystem II reaction center PsbP family protein: protein MNIDSSKRYSPRSAPPAGRGRLLLMSGLLLLTLVLMVQLQHMGAERATRPASREPARLAGLTYHNPQMGFSIQAPSTAWKIAELALPDSLPAPGLVHNIIASTTAVVELTQQHEATTVARCEVGVFNLKEGYSAEAVAQESWREFLAAYRTASDSVRLIAPVSTIASGVMQGAFYVARLPRAALNSPLDVWVVAYLVKDRVACALTCQTSEAAYPRYRDDFEKIIASFRWL from the coding sequence ATGAACATTGATTCGTCGAAGCGCTACTCGCCGCGCTCAGCGCCGCCGGCGGGCCGCGGCCGACTGCTGTTGATGTCCGGCTTGTTGCTGCTCACCCTCGTGCTGATGGTGCAACTGCAGCACATGGGCGCTGAGCGCGCCACGCGGCCCGCCAGCCGGGAACCGGCGCGCCTTGCAGGATTGACCTATCACAATCCACAAATGGGATTTTCGATTCAAGCGCCGAGTACCGCGTGGAAGATTGCCGAGCTCGCGCTGCCCGACAGCCTGCCCGCGCCCGGCTTGGTTCACAACATTATTGCCAGCACCACCGCGGTGGTAGAGCTCACCCAACAGCACGAGGCCACAACCGTGGCGCGCTGCGAGGTCGGCGTGTTCAATCTCAAAGAAGGATACTCCGCAGAAGCCGTGGCGCAGGAAAGCTGGCGGGAATTTCTCGCTGCCTATCGCACAGCGAGCGACAGCGTGCGCCTCATCGCGCCGGTGAGCACCATCGCATCCGGAGTGATGCAGGGCGCCTTCTATGTCGCACGGCTGCCGCGGGCCGCGCTGAACTCGCCGCTGGACGTTTGGGTCGTGGCGTATCTGGTCAAGGATCGCGTCGCCTGCGCCCTGACCTGCCAAACCAGCGAGGCGGCCTATCCCCGCTATCGCGATGACTTCGAAAAGATCATTGCCAGTTTTCGTTGGCTGTAA
- a CDS encoding D-cysteine desulfhydrase family protein, translated as MQTRLPERIRLAHLPTPLEKLPRLSEELGGPEIHIKRDDLTGMVETGNKIRKLEFLLAEAQQQGCQVLITCGGAQSNHARATAVAAARSGLKCHLVLRNSTGSEFDGNLLIDRLVGAEIKFITPQEYEQVDDIMGKLAEQYVTQGSKPYVIPEGGSNALGTLGYVVAMQELAEQAAAQSLQFDHLICPVGSGGTLAGMLLGESLCGLTAQIHGVNVCDDAPHFQNRVSSILRSARRKFGFELNLQSHDISIIDGYVGKGYGLNRQEEIELMKHVAQREGVILDPVYTGKAMFGLVDQIRQGRFKPDEKILFWHTGGIFALFPKKALFF; from the coding sequence GTGCAGACTCGTCTTCCTGAGCGAATCCGTCTGGCGCACCTGCCGACGCCGCTGGAAAAGCTGCCGCGCTTGAGTGAGGAGCTGGGCGGTCCGGAAATCCACATCAAACGCGATGATCTCACCGGCATGGTCGAGACCGGCAACAAGATCCGGAAATTGGAGTTCTTGCTCGCCGAGGCGCAACAGCAGGGCTGCCAGGTGCTGATAACCTGCGGCGGCGCGCAATCGAATCATGCCCGCGCCACCGCCGTGGCCGCCGCGCGCAGCGGCCTGAAGTGCCATCTCGTCTTGCGCAATTCCACCGGCAGCGAATTCGACGGCAATCTCCTGATCGACCGGTTGGTGGGCGCAGAGATCAAGTTCATCACGCCGCAGGAATACGAACAAGTCGATGACATCATGGGGAAGCTGGCGGAGCAATACGTTACGCAAGGCAGCAAGCCCTATGTCATTCCAGAGGGTGGCTCCAACGCGCTGGGCACGCTCGGGTATGTCGTCGCCATGCAGGAGCTGGCGGAGCAGGCCGCGGCGCAGAGCCTGCAGTTCGATCACCTCATCTGTCCGGTGGGTTCCGGCGGCACGCTGGCGGGCATGCTGCTCGGCGAGAGCCTGTGCGGCCTCACCGCACAGATTCACGGCGTCAACGTGTGCGATGATGCGCCCCACTTTCAAAACCGGGTGTCGAGCATTCTGCGCAGCGCGCGCCGCAAGTTCGGCTTCGAGCTGAACCTGCAAAGCCATGACATCAGCATCATCGACGGCTACGTGGGGAAGGGTTACGGCCTCAATCGCCAGGAGGAAATCGAATTGATGAAACACGTGGCGCAGCGCGAAGGCGTGATTCTCGATCCGGTCTACACCGGCAAGGCGATGTTTGGGTTGGTGGATCAGATTCGGCAGGGACGTTTCAAGCCGGACGAAAAAATCCTGTTCTGGCACACCGGCGGCATCTTCGCGCTGTTTCCAAAGAAGGCGCTGTTTTTCTGA
- a CDS encoding CBS domain-containing protein gives MDTVGNLVAGREVYTVQVGQSVYEVVRYMVEKNIGAVAVLEGDRVAGIFSERDLMTRVISPELNPRQVTVKEVMTRNLITAAPQESYETCLARMQKHGIRHLVVADGDRVVGVISLRDLMSIDIQQKSAEIQMMHAYLHYVPPAAA, from the coding sequence ATGGACACGGTTGGCAATCTCGTGGCAGGCCGTGAGGTGTACACCGTGCAGGTCGGGCAAAGCGTTTACGAAGTCGTCCGCTACATGGTGGAGAAAAACATCGGAGCGGTGGCGGTGCTGGAGGGCGATCGCGTGGCGGGCATTTTTTCCGAGCGGGATTTGATGACGCGCGTGATCAGCCCGGAGCTGAACCCGCGCCAGGTGACGGTGAAAGAGGTGATGACCCGCAATCTCATCACGGCCGCGCCGCAGGAAAGCTATGAAACCTGTTTGGCGCGCATGCAAAAGCACGGCATTCGCCACCTGGTGGTCGCTGACGGCGATCGCGTCGTCGGCGTCATTTCGCTGCGCGACCTGATGTCAATCGACATCCAGCAGAAGTCCGCTGAGATTCAAATGATGCATGCCTATTTGCATTACGTGCCGCCGGCGGCGGCTTGA